From one Melospiza melodia melodia isolate bMelMel2 chromosome 4, bMelMel2.pri, whole genome shotgun sequence genomic stretch:
- the EMP1 gene encoding epithelial membrane protein 1, whose amino-acid sequence MLVLLAGIFVVHIATVIMLFVSTIANVWMVGSSNYATISTGLWLLCNRTCTELPVSSQDEASLKTVQAFMILSIIFSVVALVLFIVQLFTLEKGKRFYMTGAVMLVCWMCILIAVSIYTARFTSTVAFATNPHHGYCFILAWICFCFSFIIGVLYLVLRKK is encoded by the exons ATGTTGGTGCTGCTGGCTGGTATCTTTGTGGTCCACATCGCCACTGTCATCATGCTCTTTGTCTCCACCATTGCCAAC GTTTGGATGGTGGGTTCTTCCAACTATGCAACGATCTCGACAGGACTGTGGCTGCTGTGCAACAGGACCTGCACTGAGCTACCAGTCAGCAGTCAGGATGAGG CTTCCCTCAAAACCGTGCAAGCCTTTATGATCCTCTCGATCATTTTCTCCGTTGTGGCGCTTGTCCTGTTCATTGTCCAGCTGTTCACCCTGGAAAAAGGCAAACGTTTCTACATGACCGGAGCCGTCATGCTGGTTTGCT GGATGTGCATTCTGATTGCAGTCTCCATTTACACAGCTCGGTTCACAAGCACAGTGGCGTTCGCCACAAATCCTCACCATGGCTACTGTTTCATATTGGCCTGGATCTGCTTCTGCTTCAGTTTCATCATCGGCGTCCTCTACCTTGTTCTTAGGAAAAAATAA